The DNA region GTGAGGGGGAAGTAGATGGCGAAGAATCCGGCTGCGAACAAACGATGGCGAACTTCGGACGAGCTTTGGGAACGGGTCGAGCCTCTTCTCCCGAAGTACCGACCGGGGAAGCGGGGCGGGAGGCCTCGTGTCGATCGACGCCGGG from Myxococcales bacterium includes:
- a CDS encoding transposase translates to MAKNPAANKRWRTSDELWERVEPLLPKYRPGKRGGRPRVDRRRVFDGILYVLRTGCQWNAAPSEFGSSSTLHRYFQEWTNQ